The following proteins come from a genomic window of Macrobrachium nipponense isolate FS-2020 chromosome 18, ASM1510439v2, whole genome shotgun sequence:
- the LOC135196901 gene encoding sperm-tail PG-rich repeat-containing protein 2-like isoform X5: MGGQRNGTWTPTKRRGPIAAEFSSPGPASIALKSSIGIGDSTKNRPPAFTMSSRQASKLETAGPGPGQYNVTGLSNKGRDEPHAASMHIKPKDPKGYVTPAPCDYSPEKAEAKVNEASPKFSFGMKTENGKASDTPAPNSYSIPTLLGSTKEGAKQSAPSFTMSARPKPEEDKMKVPGPGSYEGAAVDKYKTMKSPSFSMGQRTTIPSDHTMKPGPGAHCPEKYKDSGPAFTMAPRAPEEVDKMKVPGPGAYEAGDLDKCKEKLPAYTMAPKTNLPTDKTQKPSPNAYSPEKYQDSGPKFTMAPRPAEETDKMKVPGPGTYNAGDLDRCREKMPAFTMGKKTELPTDKTPKPAPNAYAPEKYQETGPKFTMAPRPAEEIDKMKIPGPGTYNAGDIDKCREKMPAFTMGKKTELPTDKTPKPAPNAYSPEKHQDSGPKFTMAPRPAEETDKMKIPGPGTYNAGDLDKCREKMPAFTMAPKTELPTDKSPKPAPNAYSPEKYQDVGPMFTMAPRPAEDSDKMKIPGPGTYNPGDLDKCREKMPAFTMAPKTELPTDKGPKPAPNAYSPEKYQETGPKFTMAPRPADDVDKMKIPGPGTYDSGDLDKCREKLPAYTMAPRTEMPTDKTPKPSPNAYSPEKYVPMGPKFTMAARPAEEVDKMRVPGPGTYEAGDLDKCRTSLPAFTMAPKTTLPQDHTIKPAPNAYSPEKCLTTERATTPMFSFGIKHSLYLGKLRDQ; this comes from the exons GAATTGGAGATTCCACGAAGAACCGTCCCCCAGCCTTCACGATGTCCAGCCGCCAAGCATCGAAGCTGGAGACGGCAGGACCTGGGCCAGGACAGTACAATGTTACTGGCCTCTCCAACAAAG GAAGAGATGAACCACATGCTGCCAGTATGCACATCAAGCCTAAGGATCCCAAGGGCTACGTCACTCCAGCACCCTGCGACTACTCTCCCGAGAAGGCAGAAGCAAAAGTCAACGAGGCATCCCCGAAATTCTCCTTTGGCATGAAGACAGAAAACGGGAAAGCTTCCGATACCCCAG CTCCCAACAGCTATTCTATTCCAACCTTGCTGGGATCCACCAAGGAAGGGGCAAAGCAGTCAGCGCCCAGTTTCACAATGTCAGCCCGACCAAAGCCTGAAGAGGACAAGATGAAG GTCCCAGGTCCCGGCTCATATGAGGGAGCAGCGGTTGACAAATACAAGACGATGAAGAGTCCTTCCTTTAGTATGGGGCAGAGGACTACCATTCCCTCTGACCACACCATGAAACCAGGACCAGGAGCTCACTGCCCAGAGAAG TACAAGGATTCTGGTCCAGCGTTTACAATGGCACCGAGGGCCCCAGAGGAAGTCGACAAAATGAAAGTCCCGGGTCCAGGCGCCTATGAAGCTGGTGACCTCGACAAGTGCAAGGAAAAGCTACCAGCATATACTATGGCTCCAAAGACAAATTTGCCTACTGACAAAACACAAAAGCCATCCCCAAATGCATACTCTCCAGAGAAG TACCAGGATTCCGGTCCAAAGTTCACCATGGCTCCCAGACCAGCTGAGGAAACTGATAAGATGAAGGTCCCAGGTCCAGGTACTTACAATGCCGGTGATCTCGATAGGTGCAGGGAAAAGATGCCAGCCTTCACAATGGGCAAAAAGACAGAATTACCCACTGACAAAACACCAAAGCCTGCTCCTAATGCATATGCCCCAGAGAAG TACCAGGAAACAGGTCCAAAGTTCACGATGGCTCCCAGACCGGCTGAGGAAATTGATAAGATGAAGATTCCTGGTCCAGGTACTTACAATGCTGGTGATATTGATAAATGCAGAGAAAAAATGCCAGCTTTTACAATGGGCAAAAAGACAGAATTACCCACTGACAAAACACCAAAGCCTGCTCCTAATGCCTATTCGCCAGAGAAG CACCAGGATTCAGGTCCTAAGTTCACCATGGCTCCCAGACCAGCTGAGGAAACTGACAAGATGAAGATTCCTGGACCGGGCACTTACAATGCCGGTGATCTTGATAAGTGCAGGGAAAAGATGCCAGCTTTTACAATGGCCCCAAAGACAGAGTTACCCACAGACAAGAGCCCCAAACCAGCCCCCAATGCATACTCCCCAGAGAAG TACCAGGATGTGGGCCCAATGTTCACGATGGCTCCCAGACCAGCTGAAGACTCTGATAAAATGAAGATCCCAGGCCCAGGTACTTACAATCCTGGAGATCTTGACAAATGCAGAGAAAAGATGCCAGCCTTTACAATGGCTCCAAAGACAGAATTACCCACCGACAAAGGTCCAAAGCCAGCCCCTAATGCGTACTCCCCTGAGAAG TACCAAGAAACCGGTCCCAAGTTCACAATGGCGCCTAGACCTGCTGACGATGTCGACAAAATGAAGATTCCAGGTCCCGGTACGTACGACTCAGGGGACCTGGACAAATGCCGTGAGAAACTCCCAGCTTACACTATGGCCCCCCGAACCGAAATGCCCACCGACAAAACCCCCAAACCCTCCCCCAATGCATATTCCCCTGAAAAG TATGTGCCGATGGGACCCAAATTCACCATGGCAGCAAGACCTGCTGAAGAAGTTGACAAAATGAGAGTGCCAGGGCCCGGCACCTACGAAGCGGGAGACCTGGACAAGTGCCGGACTAGCCTGCCAGCTTTCACTATGGCACCAAAGACCACCTTACCCCAAGACCACACGATAAAGCCAGCACCGAACGCGTACTCGCCCGAAAAATGTTTGACG ACAGAGAGGGCTACTACCCCAATGTTCAGCTTTGGCATCAAACACTCGCTGTACCTGGGAAAGCTCCGAGACCAATAG